In a single window of the Pyramidobacter porci genome:
- the murI gene encoding glutamate racemase has protein sequence MDKLSPVGVFDSGVGGFSVVREIQKVLPGEDVVYYGDSANMPYGNRSGEEILHLTRQILAFLERRGVKAAAVACNTISSLIDRYRDDYPFKIFSVIEAGAASVATLDADCVGVIGTVFTARSGAYHRLINAVRPGMKVCVQGCPNLARLIDGGDLRPESIDPELRAAVEPLLAQAPIRHLILGCTHYPLVSGHLNRLYPQLTLIDPAHEQALAVKRFLEAQGLLNDAGSGSLELNTSGDAAQYAEAARRFGLKEPRAINTVAVAQPL, from the coding sequence ATGGATAAGCTGAGTCCCGTGGGCGTTTTCGATTCCGGCGTGGGAGGCTTTTCCGTCGTCAGGGAAATACAGAAAGTCCTGCCGGGAGAAGACGTGGTCTATTACGGCGACAGCGCCAACATGCCTTACGGCAACAGATCGGGCGAGGAAATCCTGCATCTGACGCGCCAGATCCTCGCGTTTTTGGAGCGGCGCGGCGTCAAGGCGGCGGCCGTGGCCTGCAACACGATTTCTTCGCTGATCGATCGGTACCGCGACGATTATCCGTTCAAGATTTTCAGCGTCATCGAAGCGGGCGCCGCTTCCGTGGCGACGCTCGACGCCGACTGCGTCGGCGTGATCGGGACCGTCTTCACGGCGCGGTCGGGGGCGTACCATCGCCTCATCAACGCCGTCCGGCCGGGGATGAAGGTCTGCGTCCAGGGCTGCCCCAATCTGGCGCGCCTGATCGACGGCGGCGACCTTCGCCCCGAATCGATCGATCCCGAGCTGCGCGCGGCGGTGGAGCCGCTGTTGGCCCAGGCGCCGATCCGGCACCTGATCCTGGGCTGCACTCATTATCCGCTGGTTTCCGGACACCTGAATCGTCTTTATCCGCAGCTGACGCTGATCGACCCCGCTCATGAGCAGGCGCTGGCGGTGAAGCGTTTTCTCGAAGCGCAGGGGCTTCTCAACGACGCCGGCTCCGGCAGCCTGGAGCTGAACACGTCCGGAGACGCGGCACAGTACGCCGAGGCGGCGCGGCGCTTCGGCCTGAAAGAGCCGCGCGCGATCAACACCGTCGCGGTCGCTCAGCCGCTTTAG